In a single window of the Leifsonia sp. 1010 genome:
- the cydC gene encoding thiol reductant ABC exporter subunit CydC, with translation MARESRIQGAADPVEVRRILRLAIPSPGRLWAAIGFGFLSGGSAVALLGVSAWLITRASEQPALMYLSAAVVGVRAFALGRAFFRYLERLAGHDAAFRQLGTVRSRLYARLEPLAPDGLRGVRSGDLLARLADDVDELQNLALRVIQPLVSAGLVAVGSIVAAFLILPAAGVALLITLAVAVVAGMLVNRWVAGTAERRIAPLRADLNDALHDLVANLDVLTAYGALPAAQERVRAAGERLTAASRTRAVGLGLTAGVVSLLAGAATVLALSGGIPAVIDGSLDAPGLAVVALLPLAVFEVFGTVPLAFGAWRRVRASAERIASAAPIEVPDGIPVDAPDARALDVNRAGGAPEVLLDGVSAHWPDDDHDALRELDLRLRPGERVLLTGPTGAGKTALAHVLTRLIDHTGDFSIDGVPARDLRQDDVRRVIGLVEQRPYLFDSDLRQNLLFARDTATDDELLDALDRVGLRDWALARGGLSEPVGERGALVSGGQAQRIALARVLLADFPVLVVDEPTANVDSAVADAIVRDVLRTAAEDGRTVLLISHTDVPTELVDRVVRLEDGALVG, from the coding sequence ATGGCGCGAGAGTCGCGCATCCAGGGTGCCGCGGACCCCGTCGAGGTGCGCCGCATCCTTCGCCTGGCCATTCCCTCCCCGGGCCGGCTGTGGGCCGCCATCGGGTTCGGGTTCCTGAGCGGCGGGAGCGCCGTCGCACTGCTGGGCGTCTCGGCGTGGTTGATCACGCGGGCGTCGGAGCAGCCCGCCCTGATGTACCTCTCGGCGGCCGTCGTCGGCGTCCGGGCGTTCGCCCTCGGGCGCGCGTTCTTCCGTTACCTGGAGCGGCTGGCCGGACATGACGCGGCTTTCCGGCAGCTCGGGACGGTGCGCTCGCGCCTGTACGCACGACTGGAGCCGCTTGCGCCGGACGGACTGCGAGGGGTGCGCTCGGGCGACCTGCTGGCGCGGCTGGCGGACGACGTGGACGAGCTCCAGAACCTCGCGCTGCGCGTCATCCAACCGCTGGTGAGTGCGGGTCTGGTCGCGGTCGGCAGCATCGTCGCCGCGTTCCTGATCCTCCCGGCGGCGGGCGTCGCGCTGCTGATCACGCTGGCGGTCGCAGTGGTCGCGGGGATGCTGGTGAACCGGTGGGTGGCGGGGACCGCCGAACGTCGCATCGCGCCGCTCCGGGCCGACCTCAACGACGCTCTGCACGACCTGGTCGCGAACCTCGACGTCCTGACCGCCTACGGTGCGCTTCCCGCGGCCCAGGAGCGCGTGCGCGCGGCCGGGGAGCGGCTGACGGCCGCGTCGCGCACGCGGGCGGTGGGTCTCGGCCTGACCGCGGGCGTGGTGTCGCTCCTCGCGGGCGCGGCGACCGTCCTCGCGCTCTCGGGCGGCATCCCCGCGGTGATCGACGGCTCGCTCGACGCACCGGGACTCGCCGTCGTGGCGCTGCTCCCGCTCGCGGTGTTCGAGGTCTTCGGCACCGTCCCGCTGGCGTTCGGCGCCTGGCGGCGAGTGCGGGCGAGCGCGGAGCGGATCGCGTCGGCGGCCCCGATCGAGGTGCCGGACGGCATCCCGGTGGATGCGCCGGACGCCCGTGCGCTCGACGTGAACCGCGCCGGTGGGGCCCCGGAGGTGCTGCTCGACGGTGTGTCGGCGCACTGGCCGGACGACGATCACGACGCGCTGCGCGAGCTCGACCTGCGGCTGCGGCCGGGGGAGCGCGTGCTGCTCACCGGCCCGACCGGTGCAGGCAAGACGGCACTCGCCCACGTCCTCACGCGCCTGATCGACCACACCGGCGACTTCTCCATCGACGGCGTCCCGGCTCGCGACCTGCGCCAGGACGACGTGCGGCGCGTGATCGGGCTGGTCGAGCAGCGTCCCTACCTGTTCGACTCCGACCTGCGCCAGAACCTGCTGTTCGCACGCGACACGGCGACGGATGACGAACTGCTGGATGCGCTCGACCGGGTGGGACTGCGCGACTGGGCTCTCGCCCGCGGCGGACTGTCCGAGCCTGTCGGCGAGCGCGGTGCCCTGGTGTCGGGCGGTCAGGCCCAGCGGATCGCGCTCGCCCGCGTGCTCCTCGCCGACTTCCCGGTGCTCGTGGTCGACGAGCCCACCGCGAACGTCGACAGCGCGGTCGCCGATGCGATCGTCCGGGATGTGCTGCGGACCGCGGCGGAGGACGGCCGGACGGTGCTCCTCATCTCGCACACGGACGTTCCGACCGAGCTGGTGGATCGGGTGGTGCGGCTGGAGGACGGCGCGCTGGTCGGGTAG
- the cydB gene encoding cytochrome d ubiquinol oxidase subunit II, which produces MDLAVLWFGIVAFFFVGYFVLDGFDFGVGMALPFLGRDDVDRRVMINTIGPVWDLNETWVIVGGAALFAAFPEWYATLFSGFYLALLLILLALIVRGVSFEYRHQRSGARWKKWFDGMIIVGSAVPAFLWGVAFANIVQGVALNANHDYTGTLFDLLNGYAIVGGLTTLLLFFTHGVVFISLKTDGDLRVRARRLAARSGAVAIVVAAVFLGWTAISHFSPVFLALAIFAAVALIASWIANLRGAEGWSFGFMAATIALAVVSLFAALFPDVMPSSPNPENSLTIANASSSQTTLTIMTWVAAIFLPLILVYQGFTYWIFRKRVTRDHIPQEAPEPGGADDAQQPVTA; this is translated from the coding sequence ATGGATCTCGCAGTTCTCTGGTTCGGCATCGTCGCCTTCTTCTTCGTGGGCTACTTCGTGCTCGACGGCTTCGACTTCGGGGTGGGGATGGCGCTGCCGTTCCTCGGCCGCGACGACGTCGACCGCCGCGTGATGATCAACACCATCGGCCCGGTCTGGGACCTCAACGAGACGTGGGTGATCGTCGGAGGCGCCGCGCTGTTCGCGGCCTTCCCCGAGTGGTACGCGACGCTCTTCAGCGGCTTCTACCTGGCGCTGCTGCTCATCCTGCTCGCCCTGATCGTGCGCGGCGTGTCGTTCGAGTACCGGCACCAGCGCTCCGGCGCCCGGTGGAAGAAGTGGTTCGACGGCATGATCATCGTCGGCTCCGCAGTTCCCGCGTTCCTCTGGGGCGTCGCGTTCGCGAACATCGTGCAGGGCGTCGCGCTCAACGCCAATCACGACTACACGGGGACGCTGTTCGACCTCCTGAACGGCTACGCCATCGTCGGCGGCCTGACGACCCTGCTGCTGTTCTTCACCCACGGCGTCGTCTTCATCTCGCTGAAGACGGATGGCGACCTCCGCGTCCGGGCACGGCGGCTCGCCGCGCGCTCGGGGGCCGTGGCCATCGTGGTCGCCGCGGTGTTCCTCGGCTGGACGGCCATCTCGCACTTCTCGCCGGTGTTCCTCGCGCTCGCGATCTTCGCCGCGGTGGCGCTGATCGCCTCCTGGATCGCCAACCTACGCGGGGCCGAGGGATGGTCGTTCGGGTTCATGGCGGCCACGATCGCCCTCGCCGTCGTGTCGTTGTTCGCTGCGCTGTTCCCCGACGTGATGCCCTCGTCGCCGAACCCGGAGAACAGCCTCACCATCGCGAACGCGTCGAGCTCGCAGACCACGTTGACGATCATGACGTGGGTCGCGGCGATCTTCCTCCCGCTGATCCTCGTCTACCAGGGCTTCACCTATTGGATCTTCCGCAAGCGGGTGACGCGGGACCACATCCCGCAGGAGGCTCCCGAGCCCGGCGGTGCGGACGACGCCCAGCAGCCCGTGACGGCCTGA
- the cydD gene encoding thiol reductant ABC exporter subunit CydD: MRPLDPRLLRYASATRGTLAAGAGLAVLQTASIIAFAWLLTDVVVRAIAGEPLASLSPTIGLLGLVVVVRAGLLWAVESVSSRGGARVVGQLRERLVAAVGRLGPGWVARRSTADVTLVAGHGMDALDGYFAKYLPQLIGTAIATPLLVLTIGWRDLTSGIILVITLPLIPVFMVLVGWATQTAQKRQWRALSTLSSGFLDVVAGLSTLKLFGRQHRQEARIRQVSEQYRVHTMRVLRMSFLSGFVLELAASLSVAVIAVTIGLRLLGGSLDLSVGLFVLLLAPEAFLPLRNVGASYHAAAEGIEAASNAFEVIEAAEGLDVVTPDADVAAGTGLVFEDVRIAYDGRTVVDGFSAAVPPGTFAVLRGPSGAGKSSLVSAVLGFTAFEGRIHAGGRTDAVGRREAVAWAGQRPGLLAGSIASNVALGDEGSALDRDARVAEALWDAAAIELDPTLALGPGGSGLSGGQAQRVAVARALYRLRSRRCPVLILDEPTSALDAETESRLLRAVRRAADDGAAVLVVSHRPAVAEAADVVLTLPVRDASDGVARSTQSEESEVSGVR, from the coding sequence GTGCGCCCGCTCGACCCCCGCCTCCTGCGGTACGCCTCGGCGACCCGCGGCACCCTCGCCGCGGGAGCCGGGCTCGCGGTGCTGCAGACCGCATCCATCATCGCCTTCGCCTGGCTGCTGACGGATGTCGTGGTGCGCGCGATCGCGGGGGAGCCGCTCGCCAGCTTGAGCCCGACCATCGGCCTGCTGGGTCTCGTCGTGGTCGTGCGCGCGGGTCTGCTGTGGGCGGTCGAGTCGGTGTCGTCCCGCGGCGGAGCGCGCGTCGTCGGGCAGCTGCGGGAGCGCCTGGTCGCGGCGGTCGGACGGCTCGGCCCGGGATGGGTCGCCCGCCGGAGCACCGCCGACGTCACGCTCGTCGCCGGTCACGGCATGGATGCGCTGGACGGCTATTTCGCGAAGTACCTGCCGCAGCTTATCGGCACCGCCATCGCGACGCCGCTCCTGGTGCTGACGATCGGCTGGCGCGACCTCACCAGCGGAATCATCCTCGTGATCACGCTCCCGCTCATCCCGGTGTTCATGGTGCTGGTCGGCTGGGCGACCCAGACGGCGCAGAAACGGCAGTGGCGGGCGCTCTCCACCCTGTCGAGCGGGTTCCTGGATGTGGTCGCCGGGCTCTCGACGCTGAAGCTGTTCGGGCGGCAGCACCGCCAGGAGGCGCGGATCCGCCAGGTGAGCGAGCAGTACCGCGTTCACACCATGCGGGTGCTGCGCATGTCGTTCCTCTCCGGATTCGTGCTGGAACTGGCCGCGAGCCTGTCGGTGGCGGTGATCGCGGTGACAATAGGCCTACGCCTGCTGGGCGGCTCGCTCGACCTCTCGGTGGGACTGTTCGTGCTGCTGCTGGCGCCCGAGGCGTTCCTCCCGTTGCGCAATGTGGGCGCGAGCTACCACGCGGCAGCGGAGGGCATCGAGGCCGCGTCGAACGCGTTCGAGGTGATCGAGGCGGCGGAGGGCCTGGACGTCGTGACGCCGGATGCGGATGTCGCCGCAGGGACGGGACTGGTGTTCGAGGATGTACGGATCGCATACGACGGACGGACGGTCGTCGACGGCTTCAGTGCTGCGGTGCCGCCGGGGACGTTCGCGGTGCTCCGGGGGCCGAGCGGGGCCGGCAAGTCGAGCCTGGTGAGCGCGGTGCTGGGCTTCACTGCGTTCGAGGGCCGCATCCACGCGGGCGGCCGGACCGATGCGGTTGGGCGGCGCGAGGCGGTCGCGTGGGCCGGCCAGCGGCCGGGGCTGCTCGCCGGCAGCATTGCGTCGAACGTCGCACTGGGCGACGAGGGCTCCGCACTCGACAGGGACGCGCGCGTCGCCGAGGCGTTGTGGGATGCCGCGGCCATCGAGCTCGACCCGACGCTGGCGCTCGGCCCCGGCGGCTCGGGGCTGTCTGGCGGCCAGGCCCAGCGCGTCGCCGTCGCGCGGGCGCTGTACCGCCTGCGGTCGCGTCGGTGCCCTGTGCTGATCCTGGACGAGCCGACCTCGGCGCTCGACGCGGAGACGGAGTCCCGCCTGCTGCGTGCGGTGCGGCGTGCGGCGGACGACGGCGCAGCGGTGCTCGTGGTGAGCCACCGGCCGGCCGTGGCGGAGGCGGCGGATGTCGTGCTCACGCTGCCTGTGCGCGACGCGTCGGACGGTGTCGCGAGGAGCACGCAGTCCGAGGAGAGCGAGGTGTCCGGTGTCCGGTGA